Genomic DNA from Schistosoma haematobium chromosome 1, whole genome shotgun sequence:
ATTAATTCTTCCGGGAGTAACTCTAGTGGAACTGGTACAAATTTACCCACTGATAAAAAGCGTCGAAAAACATCAACTTCTGGAAGATTTTTAGCTCGTTTCGCTGGTGATTCGATAATATTACCACCGACAGTATTTGAAGAGTCTTGTTCACAAACTACATCACCATCTAATTATGTTGGCTATACGCATTTACAAGGAGTTAATGCAAATAAACGTCAACATCGTTTATCTAGACGGAGTAAGACAAATGATGAAAATCAAGTGATTGATATTAATAGTCCAACAAACGGACAAAATAGTAAAGGAATGCCAGAATGGACTTACTTTAAACACCCGTCTTTTGATTATACGTTtactaataaacaaaataaatatcgaAAGAAACATGATAGTGTTGGGATGGATGTAagttctattattattgttattaatgtaaGGTATAAACTGTTCCTTTCTGTAATATTTTTCCCACAACTTCGCGTTGAGATGTTTAAAAATAGAATGTAGACAAGATACTTGAGATTTAATGTATATCAACTGATATACAATAAACTTGAAACTTGTTGAAACTTATTATTGGAAAAACGTCGATAAAGGAGAAATATAATGGAAAAGTATAAATCATAACTAAATACTTGAGGATTAATGGTGGTGGTAAGATAAATGTAACTTTTGTATTGttactattggtttggaattgtCTGTTGGCATACAATTTCCGAACGATTATTTATGAACTACCATTGACTTTATTTAAAGCTATATACTTACATAATTAGCTTTCTGTAGTGCTACAATTTAAAAACTTTTCTACCTTACATTCTATTTATCTAATATTTCATGGAGTAGTTGGTTCTTAGATGTGAACAATATATCGTCGGATTATGTCAACCAATCGACTTTGTATACATATCCTTCGGTTAATCTCTTTTCATTGAGATTCTATGTCTAACTTGagaatttttaatgtttaatgtTTCTGTTAAGCTAAAGTGATAATCTGAAAACACCAATTACCATATTATTTAATAGATTCTTATATTGTCTACATTTATCGGATAATTTTTGCGACCGATAAGTGTGTTCTGTCCTTGATATCCTTGGTGTAAAAGTAGATGTTTTGTTCACGGATCTACAATTTATGTAATTTGATGAACAGTGACGCAATTATACTTTTTATTATGGAGATTCCCTAGGTAATCAGTTCTTCAAAACCTACTATAACATCTATTTGATGAAAAGATTGGTGCATTATTGATTAGTCAGAATAACTTATTTAGTTGTGTTTGTGACAAAAACTAACTTTTTTCTGCTCGAAATGagctagtttatttatttattagtgtttttttgttttaatttattaccATTCTTCATATAGAGGAATGTTCAGGATTGTGCATtcttcactcattcattcattacattattcgttttattttctgtttctttttctctcttCTTTGTGTTTGTTTTCCTCAATCTAGTCTGATTATAATCCGTTAATGGAATTCgattttttcaaaaagaaaaaggTGAGGTAGAGTGTTATTTTCCTTATTAAAAATTAGTAAGAGATTatacttaaaatatttttttgggtTTGTATTAATATTGTGTTTTTACTAGTAACAAGACACCTAATTGAATAAGACTAAACTTGTAAGTCATGTCATTCATAACTTTTTAGTGTGTGACATAACCAGAACTTGTCATACACACATTCTCTTCCGAGTCATCATCTCGAAAAATTTGATGAGTACGATTGAAATTTGTAATGATGATAAAGAGTTTTTTGATCGATTTATAGATTGCCCTCTTATTATGGCTCTTGTGTTTGCTTTGCACAAACTATTTGGTTCCTGAAATTCTCTACACGTTGAatcttaaataattttttctttaaatggtAGCAATCCGACCGAAGTATTTTCTTCAAAGTTATCTATAATGACTATACATAGTTGGGAAGTGATAGCAATTAACAGAGTAAGTGccaaaaaagaaaacagtcTTTACTTCCTTACTTAGTTATggttgttactcccaatagagcataggccgccgaccatcattctccaacccactctatcctgagcctttctttctagttctatccaattgttgttcatttttctcatgtctatctccatttcccggcgtaatgtgttctttggtcttcctcttttcttttggccttgaggattccaagtgagggcttgccttgtgacgcactTGGGCGTTCTCcttaatatgtgtcctatccacttccagcgcatcttcctaatttcttcctctgctgggatctgatttattctctcccatagtatgttgttgctgatagtatctggtcaacgggtccgaagtattttgcgtagacaactgttaataaacacttgtatcttctggatggtgactttcgtagttctccaggtttctgccccatacagtagaactgtcttgacatttgtattgaaaatcctgactttggtgttggttgacagttgctttgagttccagatgttcttcaattgtagatatgctgctcttgctttatcgatccgcgccttcacatctgcaacAGATCCACCGTGCTCATCAAcgatgctgctcagatatgtaaagcttcttacatcttccaaatcatctccgtcaattgtgatttgattgttgcgtgttgtgttgtatcggagaatcttgcttttccatttgtgcatgttgagacctactgctgctgaggctgctgctacactggtcgtcttctcttgcatttgttgttgcatatgcgataggagggtcagatcatctgcgaagtctagatcttCCAGCTGCATCCTAACTGTCCACTGTACCTCATTGCATTTCtcaacgattgactgcagcttaTCGTTGAATTGATCTCCAAAGTTTTCATCgtaatcgttggtaggcgcatagcattggatgatgttcattgtaatACCCTCTCTCTTTCTTTTGAAGAAGGCTTTAATGATCCTGGGTTCGTGAGATTCCCATTCTATAAGTgctttttgtgcttgtttggatggcatcagtgcaactccgtgtgtatgtggagcattttcttcgtGTTCGGAGTGTAACAGCAGCTCTCCTGGAGCTAGTCTTTTTGTACAACCTGCGTCCAGTGTGTTTCATTGattccaagcacctccaggttgtatctcttcatttctgcagcaatttggaatactctcccggtctcccacattgtacgagcattccatgtacttaaatagatggttgctctggttaatagaaggggcatcagcctcgtgaatcgcgaaggaactcggctttcatcatgagacatcataactcttctaaatgcaGACCTTCTAACAcctagggcagagtttaaatggtttccagcgagttagttttctactggatggggtcactaacccccatgctcaaccctcttcctttattcgagcttgggatcggcagtatcCCTAGAGGAGCTCCAGGTGGAGTTGAAACAGTCTTTGCTTTGATTTAAATGAATGGTGTAGATCCTTTGAACTCATGcttcttttaaaaatattttactacTAACTAATATGTTATAGATTATTTCtctttataaattttaaatcaGGAAGTAACATCGTTTGGCATAATATAATAGGTTATGGCTAACAGCCTACTTGATAAGTACGTACAAACTCATTGATCCATTAAGTTTAATTACACTCTGTGATTTGTTTTATTGAGGCCTTTtttcagtatggggatttgtgaaaAACATGTCAGTGCgtaaacattttaataatataCTTATATGCACAACATTCTATTGTGTTTGTTTATTCTTCTACTATTAAATGCATTTTTTAACTCGAAAGTCTCCACAACACTTTACTAACAATTATCAATTCTCACTAGGGACTAGCTTAAGAGAAAATTTCGGCATTTCTAGTGAGAGGCCGTGACCATttgagctaatccgtgtcggtcCTAAGGCATTTACCCACCCAAGACAATAGAAGACGGTCGCGCAACGTGGTGTattgattgaagtcagacattagcaccgttggatgctggcttagtggtctagaggagTGGGTGCGTGCAGCTGGAGAGTTCTCGtgctaggaagaaacggctgtTCAATAGTTATTTAACTTATGTCGTTTCACGACTACAATGAAAAGCATTTTTTGCCAATGTGATAAAAATGCAATTTCGTTAGTCTGAGCAAAAGATCAATGACCATTATTTTAAGTGGTAATCCTctttatttgtaaacaatttcagatttttttatttaaaaaacataTTCCTAACCATCTCCTAGCACGCTCAATTTTATCaccaactaaataaataatgtctATCAAAAAGCTTTCTTGTTAGAATATGTATGACAACAAcgattattaatatttttaggCAACACACTGAAATGTTTCTTTGCGCTGacgaaaaatatttcacaaCAATGTATTACTCCTGATTAGTGAATAATTGGTCAATTACATGACTCTACCATCATTCtgattgaattcaattaattcGGTGCATCAAATGTTTTAGTATTTGGAAAGGGATAAAGGTTTAATAGTTGGAAAATTTATTCTATGATTGTTCATGTCTATACTTATTCATCTGGCGTTGTttatgtaattaataataacatataAGTATATTCAAGTCACTGAGAAAAACAGTATATTATGATTGTTATAAGAATTCCTGAATCATAGCAGATCATTATTTTTTGTAGCCAAATAATTATGTTCTTgattgttgtggatgcggaggaatagaccaataattatcatgctaagtccaatggtgtccttggactttaaatggacatttcctattggtcgacatctgttcacttgttgaatattgtacaaaatgttgttttctattttatggtacgatgtggtatgcttgattggtatataaacaaagtatgtttgaaatataatgattcataactcagaggctgtgacttgtgttcttgactcaactggctaggacagacaacgaagcagggccaatcggggcactaggtcgtccactacgtgtttacgtgtccacTGTAATCggtcgatataaacgctgcttatcaaaacctgcagtcacacccgttacaacatTGATAATAACTTTTAAGTCAAAATAAGAAATTCAACATATGACACTCAGTTGATATTTGGCCTAGCTACTATGTCCAGATAGCCACTCACTTACGTAATGGGTATAAATTTTGATTTTGTTTGTAATTGTGTTTGTTTATCTATTTGTTGATATATCTAATTGAATTTCGGTCAGTCTTAGTTTATATATGTGCTTGCATCCAGTTCAAATCGCCTCGATATATCCATTACATcactataaataaatgaaatatggctagcagtggaatccatatTCTgtcattttcaattatttattgtttgtttctatAAAGGACAAGTTTATATGTGTTTATAAGAGAATGCTAAGTTTCTTGTTTTAAAAATAGAAGTGTTCAGTTTACTTATTCTCGACGATGCGGATATGCTTATCTCCTTCCATCTTTATTCCACTTCTAAATACAAATATGCTAAATACCATTGACTTCCTCTCGCCTCCCCCTATGAGATAAAAGTGAAGTTGTTTCCTTTTTTGCTTGCTTTTATCACAGTGGAGTCTTAAAAACTCTATCATTCTAACTTCAAAAATGTTCACTCTTAATCATATTTAACAATTTTGTCTTCTAGGATTTTTTTTCAGCACTTTTAAGAAATGAATGTTTATAGTGTCTTACTCTTGGTACTGTTTGTAACGAATAAAACCCGTCAGTTATAGCATATAATTACTTTCAAAAAACTTATGTTCTTTCCAAGTGTTTTTTATCAATGATAAATTTTTGATCTCCTCTGCAGCATCATGAGGCACTTAGTTCGAACCCTAACTCTTTGTTTCTTGTTGAGTTCATCGTCGAAATCGATGTTACTAATGTAATAAAAATAGTTGAATACAATGAAGCCGTACCTGAATGATTTGGACTATTAATGTGTattttgttcttcctctcaAGCATAACTAGGGTTTTTAGCCTCGTAGTTGTTTATCTTTTCTCTTTGTAGTTGTTTCATCCAAGCTGTTTTCTaggtatatatttttttattttctcacTGCGCTAGTGAAGTCTGTGACTAAAAATTTATTGTACATACCTAAAACATAGAACTATTCACTAATTTAATAACTCTTTACTATCATTTATTGATATCATTCCCCGTACTGTACATTAATTTGTCGGTGTTAAAAAACAGAATAcatacaatatatatacatataaatacaaattattGTATTTTACGTATTGATATTCAGCAACTTTGTCTATCTACTTTTCTTCTTATTCTGCATGGATCATTTTTACTGTTTTACTAAGTTATCCAGTACATTTATTacagataatgatgatgaaatgaCAATTTGgacaaagtatatatatatatatatatatatatatatatatatatatatatatacagacgTGAGAAAGAGGGAGGAAGAGAAAACATTAGAGAATATGAGTAACATTAAATAAAACGAAGAAAGGAgaagtatatatgtatatattcttttTTCCTGTATAGCAAAAACAACTCTCGTATGGAGTTTTTTCCCTGTCTTACTTCATTGCCACACTTTGAATGTGTGTAATAAAGTACTGAAGAAATTAATTCCCATTTATTTGTTGATTATTAGAGTTGAAAGTAGTTATCATGATTGGTAAAGAGAATTACGTAAGAAAAGCGGATACTATGTTTTTATTAACCGACATTCACTTGAGTGAGAAAGGGATTAGACAAATAAAATACTTCTAATTGTGTACGTATGTACATATTTGTATATTCTgtaatatattcaataatattttatgaatgaaaattaaactataaaatattttgatttgtaaAGTATAAACtacttgttttattttatctaaaaCTTATTAATCTGAtcatttcatttacattttataCATAGTCTGTTGCTGTTCACCTTATGACTCGGATTTATCTCTAAGCTTCTTCTATTGAGTTGTATTAAGCATCTTTTATTCGGTGAATCATCAAATTTAACTGTCCTAAGTTTTTCACAGAGAAATTATAGGGTCTCAGAAGATGAGagcattttttttattgaggGATCATATGGATACATATGGGAGTTACATGTtcgaaattttaaaatattttatatgaatattttaacACGTATCATTAATTCATAGAATTAATGTTGACTTGTATTACTTTTTCAATTTGccaataaatagataaataaataaattcagtcAATTTTACATTTATATAGCCTTTGTTCACTTTTTTGTCAACTGATAGCTCCAGTTTGTCTATCCGATTTCATAAAATAAGTAActaaattaatcatttatttactctgTGGTAATATGATGTTTTGGTATCATTGAGACAGTTACTTAATTATGAATAACACATGATATGAATAATGTAGATTTATTTCCACTCACAGATTACATAGCACATAAGATAGTGTGCAATACGATAGAAGTCGTTATATACAATGGTTAGTCATTGTGTAAAGCTTTAATCAGGTAGTTTTCAACCGTTGGGTTACAATTTTCTATTTGGACAGCTCAACTTATGATCATTAGCTATTGGATAGCAAATGTAATGTTCTTG
This window encodes:
- the NPR2_1 gene encoding Nitrogen permease regulator 2, variant 3 (EggNog:ENOG410V8B6~COG:T), translated to MTMSLVLGIIFYRRAKFQAELRAMNWIIPWDALLVTEKHLRRYRRESDIRSPNQSSDPLRKISSETCTAAASKSLLIGSDPTNNENPTQYSNTVEFCTTVDEISPEKPNRKISFSNLILSAINSSGSNSSGTGTNLPTDKKRRKTSTSGRFLARFAGDSIILPPTVFEESCSQTTSPSNYVGYTHLQGVNANKRQHRLSRRSKTNDENQVIDINSPTNGQNSKGMPEWTYFKHPSFDYTFTNKQNKYRKKHDSVGMDVSSIIIVINVRYKLFLSVIFFPQLRVEMFKNRM